The sequence TCATATTTGGCATTAAAGTAATAGGAATTACCAAGGCGCTTCAACAAATCTGAAGACACGTAACCTTTATCCAGTACTTTTTTGTAAATATCTATTGCAGGGCTAAAAGAATATTCATCATAGCGCTCATCTGCCTTTGCCTTTACTTTTGCCTGTTGTTTCTCATTCACCTTCTCTTGTGCCAAGATACTGGTCGTATATCCTGAAAAAACAATTATGAGTATAAGTATTCTTTTTAGCATTTTAAACTGTATTAAAAGAATCTAGGTGATACTGTTTTTTGAAACGCTTTTAGCAACTCTAGCCTTAAAAAGACTTCAAAAGAACCATCATTGAACTGGGTTCCTCCTAATTCCGTTGTTTCCCTATCATAAGCCAGACCAAGCATAATTTGATCTGTTATCTGAAACCCAGCCAAAGCACTCACCGCTGCATCCAATCTATATGCTGCGCCAAAACTGAATTTATCCGCAAAAAGAAAGTTTGCAGAAATATCAACTTGCAGTGGCGCCCCGCCAACGGCCTTGGTCAATAAAGCCGGCTTAAATTTAAGGTCTGCATTCAAGTCAAAAACATAACCCGTTATTAGATAGAAATTTATCCGTTCTGTTGCTAAAAAATTTACTGATTCAGGGTCATTTGAGCCACTATCAAAATACTCGGTTTCCAAGATACTTGGAGCGGAAACTCCTGCATAAAATTTATCCGTATGATAATAGATTCCTAGTCCAAAATTTGGTGAAAATTGGTTATCAATATTATCTTGATTTACTACTTCTTGGTCAAAATTCCGAAGTCCATTGAAGTCCAAGTTGAGCATATTTCCGCCTGCTTTTAACCCAAATGAAAGCTTTGCATCCCTAGAAACATCTATGGTATAAGAAAGTACTGCGTCCAAATAGGTTTCTTGCACAACGCCATCGCCTATATTATCATTTACTATGGAAACACCGTACCCTAATCTACTATTACGAATAGGTGAATGTAGGTTTAGTGTAAAGGTTTCAGGTGCTCCATCCAACCCAACCCATTGGGATCGATATAATCCTGCAAAACTCAATTGTCCTCTTGACCCTGCATAGGCAGGATTAACACTCAATGTATTAAACATATATTGTGTGTATTGAGCGTCTTGCTGAGCAACAAGACCCTGAAATATCATTCCAATAAATAAAAACGGAATTAAAAAATGCTTTTTAATCATTCTGTTTCAATATGTTACCTACTTATGTATATGTATTCGGAGTCTGTAAAACTTCCTTCATCCGTTTCGTAGTCAAATATATAAAAATATACTCCGGCCGGAAGATAATCGTTCGCACTCAAAGTAGATCTTCCTCTAGACCTACCATCAAAGACATTGTTAACATTGTTGTAGTCTTTTCCTTCGTATACCGCGACACCCCATCTGTTAAAAATTCTAAGTGTACTTGTTTTAATATTCCTAACTCCTCTTATAAAAAGGAAATCATTTTTTAAATCTCCATTAGGCGTCAACATTTGGTTAACTAAAATATTCTCTAAAGACACTGTAACAGTAACAGTGGCAGTATCACAGTTATCCGAATTAGCAGCTTCACAGATAGTGTATTCAATGGTATAAATGCCATCACGGGTACCTGGAATTACATTTACAATACCATCATCATTGATGAACAGTTCACCTGTGGGAGTGGAAGTCAGAATCACATCTGATAAGGTAATTGATTCACCATTAAGGGTGTCGTTAGAAAGTACATCACTATCTAAAATAACTCCTCCTGAACTATTAGAACTGTAAGCATCATCCACTGCATCGATAATATTTAACATGTCAGGGTCTAGATAATCCGGAGTGCCGTCTTCATCCGTATCATCGTTCGTTGGGTCGCCATCCCCATCTATGTCCTCATCCGGGGTATCGATCCCATCACCGTCATCATCAAAGTCACGATAGTTGACATCCTCCGTTCCGTCCGTGTCCGGTAGGTCGTTCGCCGGATCGTCTATCTCATCGTTCACATCATAGCCGTCATCGACATCACTGCCCTCGTAGCCATCGTCCAATCCATCGTTGTCCGTGTCCGTTCCAGTGTATGTCTGGTCAGGGATGCCGTCAAAGTTGAAATCATTACCCTCATTATTATCCAGTACAAAATCGTTGTCACTGTCATCATCAAGGTAATCTGCAAGTTCATCAGCTCCATCTGTGTTCACTGGCGTAAGTCCGCCAAGGTAAGCAGAGTTCACCCCGTCGTTCGCAGCATAGGTAGCCTCGTCGTCATCGTTGGGCGGAATGTAGCCATTGGTCGTCTGTGCCTCTACATTGTCAGGGATACCGTCATCGTCGCTATCAATGTCCAAATGATCAGGGCGACCATCTCCGTCACTGTCCAATGGATCTTCCCCATTGTTAAGCCCTGGATCTTCGGTTGTATCCAAGATACCATCGTTGTCATCATCAAGGTCCACACTGTCGGGCACACCATCATCATCGGTGTCCACATCATCATTGGGATCTAGGTAATCAGGGGTGCCATCTTCATCCGTATCATCGTTCGTTGGGTCACCATCCTCATCTACATCCTCATCTGGGGTGTCGATCCCATCACCGTCATCATCAAAGTCACGATAGTTGACATCCTCAGTTCCGTCCGTGTCAGGTAGGTCATTCGCCGGATCGTCTATCTCATCGTTCACATCATAGCCGTCATTGACATCACTGCCCTCGTAGCCATCGTCCAATCCATCGTTGTCCGTGTCCGTTCCAGTGTATGTCTGGTCAGGGATGCCGTCAAAGTTGAAGTCGTTACCCTCGTTGTTGTCCAGTACAAAATCGTTGTCGCTGTCATCGTCAAGGTAATCCGCAAGTTCATCAGCTCCATCCGTGTTCACTGGTGTAAGGCCGCCAAGGTAAGCAGAGTTCACCCCGTCGTTCGCGGCATAGGTAGCCTCGTCGTCATCGTTGGGAGCCACATAGCCATTGGTCGTCTGTGCCTCTACATTGTCAGGTATCCCATCATCATCACTATCAATGTCCAAATGGTCAGGGCGACCATCACCATCACTGTCCAATGGATCTTCCCCATTGTTAAGCCCTGGATCTTCGGTTGTATCCAAGATACCATCGTTGTCATCATCTAGGTCCACGCTGTCGGGCACACCATCATCATCGGTGTCCACATCATCATTGGGATCTAGGTAATCAGGGGTGCCGTCTTCATCCGTATCATCGTTCGTTGGGTCGCCATCCCCATCTATGTCTTCATCCGGGGTATCGATTCCGTCCCCGTCATCATCAAAGTCACGATAGTTGACATCCTCCGTTCCGTCCGTGTCCGGTAGGTCGTTCGCCGGATCGTCTATCTCATCGTTCACATCATAGCCGTCATCGACATCACTGCCCTCGTAGCCATCGTCCAATCCATCGTTGTCCGTGTCCGTTCCAGTGTATGTCTGGTCAGGGATGCCGTCAAAGTTGAAGTCGTTACCCTCGTTGTTGTCCGCAACAAGATCGTTGTCACTGTCATCATCAAGGTAATCTGCAAGTTCATCAGCTCCATCAGTGTTCACTGGCGTAAGTCCGCCAAGGTAAGCAGAGTTCACCCCGTCGTTCGCAGCATAGGTAGCCTCGTCGTCATCGTTGGGCGGAACATATCCATTGGTCGTCTGTGCCTCAACATTGTCAGGGATACCGTCATCGTCGCTATCAATGTCCAAATGGTCAGGGCGACCATCGCCATCACTGTCCAATGGGTTCGTCAACGGATCATTGTCATTGTCAAGGTTCGGGTCTTCAGTCGTATCCAGGATGCCATCGTTGTCATCATCTAGGTCCACGCTGTCGGGCACACCATCATCATCGGTGTCCACATCATCATTGGGATCTAGGTAATCAGGGGTGCCGTCTTCATCCGTATCATCGTTCGTTGGGTCACCATCCCCATCTACATCTTCATCCGGGGTATCGATCCCATCACCGTCATCATCAAAGTCGCGATAGTTGACATCCTCGGTACCGTCCGTGTCCGGTAGGTCGTTCGCCGGATCGTCTATCTCATCGTTCACATCATAGCCGTCATCGACATCACTGCCCTCGTAGCCATCGTCCAATCCATCGTTGTCCGTGTCCGTTCCAGTGTATGTCTGGTCAGGGATGCCGTCAAAGTTGAAGTCGTTACCCTCGTTGTTGTCCGCAACAAGATCGTTGTCACTGTCATCATCAAGGTAATCTGCAAGTTCATCAGCTCCATCAGTGTTCACTGGCGTAAGTCCGCCAAGGTAAGCAGAGTTCACCCCGTCGTTCGCAGCATAGGTAGCCTCGTCGTCATCGTTGGGCGGAACATATCCATTGGTCGTCTGTGCCTCAACATTGTCAGGGATACCGTCATCGTCGCTATCAATGTCCAAATGGTCAGGGCGACCATCTCCGTCACTGTCCAATGGGTTCGTCAACGGATCATTGTCATTGTCAAGGTTCGGGTCTTCAGTCGTATCCAGAATTCCATCGTTGTCATCATCTAGGTCCACGCTGTCGGGCACACCATCATCATCGGTGTCCACATCATCATTGGGATCTAGGTAATCAGGGGTGCCGTCTTCATCCGTATCATCGTTCGTTGGGTCGCCATCCCCATCTATGTCTTCATCCGGGGTATCGATCCCATCACCGTCATCATCAAAGTCACGATAGTTGACATCCTCCGTTCCGTCCGTGTCCGGTAGGTCGTTAGCAGAATCGTCTATCTCATCGTTCACATCATAGCCGTCATCGACATCACTGCCCTCGTAGCCATCGTCCAATCCATCGTTGTCCGTGTCCGTTCCAGTGTATGTCTGGTCAGGGATGCCGTCAAAGTTGAAGTCGTTACCCTCGTTGTTGTCCGCAACAAGATCGTTGTCACTGTCATCATCAAGGTAATCGGGCTCGTCCTCGCCATCAGTGTTCTCGGGATCAAGGCCTTCATCTCCACTACCTTCATAAGCATTGTCAAGACCATCTTTATCATCATCTTCTCCTGTAGGAGGAACATAACCTACTGTAGGCTGCGCCTCCACATTGTCAGGTAAACCGTCATCATCACTGTCAATATCTCTAAAATTTGGTTGATGGTCATCGTCACTATTAATAGGGTCTAGTCCTTCACCGGAGCCAGGGTGAGACTCGTAATGATCATCCAACCCATTGTCATCACTATCAACACCGCACGGTGCCTGGAAATAATCTGTTGTCTGTGCTTCTACATTGTCGATAATACCGTCATCGTCACTGTCTATGTCTCTAAAATCGGGGTGATGGTCAGAATCTGTATCTATTGGAGTTAATCCACCACAACTTCCAGGAGTCTCTTCATATGCATCATCAAGCCCATTATGGTCTTTGTCCTTGCCTGATGGAGGGATATAACCTGGGGTACTTTGCGCTTCAATGTTGTCAATAGTTCCATCATCATCAGAATCTATATCCAAATAATCAGGAATCTTATCACCGTCTGTATCTATGGGTGTCAATCCACCACAACTTCCAGGAGTCTCTTCATAGGCATCATCCAATCCATTGCGGTCCTTATCTTTTCCAGATGGTGGGATATAACCATAACTAGTTTGCCCTTCTATATTGTCAATAATTCCGTCATCATCAGAATCTACATCTAAATAATCAGGAATCCCATCACCATCTGTATCCGTTGGGTATGTCCAATAACAATCATCTCCATCCAAATTTTGATCTTCAACGGTATTAATTATTCCGTCTCCATCAATGTCTATATCCTTATTATCCGGAACACCATCTCCATCGGTATCCGTAAAAACAGATAGTTCAGAATTAATTAAAGTACCAGGAGCCCCATTAAATGAGGTGACCGTTAGATAAACGGCTAATCCTAATATTAAAAAAAGAGTGTATGAAACCTTTTTCTTAAATTCTAAGAAAGTATTTTTTTCCATAAATGACAGTTTT is a genomic window of Flagellimonas sp. CMM7 containing:
- a CDS encoding type IX secretion system membrane protein PorP/SprF, with protein sequence MIKKHFLIPFLFIGMIFQGLVAQQDAQYTQYMFNTLSVNPAYAGSRGQLSFAGLYRSQWVGLDGAPETFTLNLHSPIRNSRLGYGVSIVNDNIGDGVVQETYLDAVLSYTIDVSRDAKLSFGLKAGGNMLNLDFNGLRNFDQEVVNQDNIDNQFSPNFGLGIYYHTDKFYAGVSAPSILETEYFDSGSNDPESVNFLATERINFYLITGYVFDLNADLKFKPALLTKAVGGAPLQVDISANFLFADKFSFGAAYRLDAAVSALAGFQITDQIMLGLAYDRETTELGGTQFNDGSFEVFLRLELLKAFQKTVSPRFF
- a CDS encoding gliding motility-associated C-terminal domain-containing protein, which produces MEKNTFLEFKKKVSYTLFLILGLAVYLTVTSFNGAPGTLINSELSVFTDTDGDGVPDNKDIDIDGDGIINTVEDQNLDGDDCYWTYPTDTDGDGIPDYLDVDSDDDGIIDNIEGQTSYGYIPPSGKDKDRNGLDDAYEETPGSCGGLTPIDTDGDKIPDYLDIDSDDDGTIDNIEAQSTPGYIPPSGKDKDHNGLDDAYEETPGSCGGLTPIDTDSDHHPDFRDIDSDDDGIIDNVEAQTTDYFQAPCGVDSDDNGLDDHYESHPGSGEGLDPINSDDDHQPNFRDIDSDDDGLPDNVEAQPTVGYVPPTGEDDDKDGLDNAYEGSGDEGLDPENTDGEDEPDYLDDDSDNDLVADNNEGNDFNFDGIPDQTYTGTDTDNDGLDDGYEGSDVDDGYDVNDEIDDSANDLPDTDGTEDVNYRDFDDDGDGIDTPDEDIDGDGDPTNDDTDEDGTPDYLDPNDDVDTDDDGVPDSVDLDDDNDGILDTTEDPNLDNDNDPLTNPLDSDGDGRPDHLDIDSDDDGIPDNVEAQTTNGYVPPNDDDEATYAANDGVNSAYLGGLTPVNTDGADELADYLDDDSDNDLVADNNEGNDFNFDGIPDQTYTGTDTDNDGLDDGYEGSDVDDGYDVNDEIDDPANDLPDTDGTEDVNYRDFDDDGDGIDTPDEDVDGDGDPTNDDTDEDGTPDYLDPNDDVDTDDDGVPDSVDLDDDNDGILDTTEDPNLDNDNDPLTNPLDSDGDGRPDHLDIDSDDDGIPDNVEAQTTNGYVPPNDDDEATYAANDGVNSAYLGGLTPVNTDGADELADYLDDDSDNDLVADNNEGNDFNFDGIPDQTYTGTDTDNDGLDDGYEGSDVDDGYDVNDEIDDPANDLPDTDGTEDVNYRDFDDDGDGIDTPDEDIDGDGDPTNDDTDEDGTPDYLDPNDDVDTDDDGVPDSVDLDDDNDGILDTTEDPGLNNGEDPLDSDGDGRPDHLDIDSDDDGIPDNVEAQTTNGYVAPNDDDEATYAANDGVNSAYLGGLTPVNTDGADELADYLDDDSDNDFVLDNNEGNDFNFDGIPDQTYTGTDTDNDGLDDGYEGSDVNDGYDVNDEIDDPANDLPDTDGTEDVNYRDFDDDGDGIDTPDEDVDEDGDPTNDDTDEDGTPDYLDPNDDVDTDDDGVPDSVDLDDDNDGILDTTEDPGLNNGEDPLDSDGDGRPDHLDIDSDDDGIPDNVEAQTTNGYIPPNDDDEATYAANDGVNSAYLGGLTPVNTDGADELADYLDDDSDNDFVLDNNEGNDFNFDGIPDQTYTGTDTDNDGLDDGYEGSDVDDGYDVNDEIDDPANDLPDTDGTEDVNYRDFDDDGDGIDTPDEDIDGDGDPTNDDTDEDGTPDYLDPDMLNIIDAVDDAYSSNSSGGVILDSDVLSNDTLNGESITLSDVILTSTPTGELFINDDGIVNVIPGTRDGIYTIEYTICEAANSDNCDTATVTVTVSLENILVNQMLTPNGDLKNDFLFIRGVRNIKTSTLRIFNRWGVAVYEGKDYNNVNNVFDGRSRGRSTLSANDYLPAGVYFYIFDYETDEGSFTDSEYIYISR